A single window of Acetohalobium arabaticum DSM 5501 DNA harbors:
- the hydE gene encoding [FeFe] hydrogenase H-cluster radical SAM maturase HydE, with protein sequence MRLEQVLNKNNLNRDDLIYLMGLKDEDKLEKLYNRAYEIKSETVGQKVYFRGLIEFSNRCIKNCNYCGIRHDNNKVNRYTMNEEEILESANWVYENNYGSIVLQSGERNDEEYIEFVNKLVKKIKELSNGELGITLSLGEQTKETYQKWFDLGAHRYLLRIETSNEELYKSIHPNDHDFQSRKECIAELREIGYQVGTGVMIGLPGQTREDLVDDILFFKDESIDMIGMGPYVIHEDTPLVQEVTDQAELRTRNFTWSLKMVAILRLAMPDINIAATTALQALNPIGRELALQAGANILMPIVTHPNYREDYQLYENKPCIDEKPSDCKDCLANRVKNVGDEIIYGAWGDSPHYFKRIKGRESDLGSQIDIDNAAGK encoded by the coding sequence GTGAGGTTAGAACAAGTTTTAAATAAAAATAATTTAAACAGAGATGATTTGATCTATTTAATGGGTTTGAAGGATGAAGATAAATTAGAAAAGTTATATAATCGAGCCTATGAAATAAAATCAGAGACTGTCGGACAAAAGGTATACTTTAGGGGGCTTATTGAGTTCAGCAATAGATGTATCAAAAACTGTAATTATTGTGGAATTAGGCATGATAATAATAAGGTAAATAGATATACAATGAATGAAGAAGAGATTTTAGAGAGTGCAAACTGGGTTTATGAAAATAACTACGGTTCTATAGTTCTGCAGTCCGGGGAAAGAAATGATGAGGAATATATCGAGTTTGTCAATAAGCTAGTTAAAAAGATTAAGGAATTAAGTAATGGAGAGTTAGGTATTACTCTTTCCTTGGGGGAACAGACTAAAGAAACTTATCAGAAGTGGTTTGACCTAGGTGCCCACCGTTACTTATTAAGAATAGAAACTTCTAACGAAGAGTTATATAAATCTATTCATCCTAATGACCATGACTTTCAGAGCAGAAAGGAATGTATTGCTGAATTAAGAGAGATTGGCTATCAGGTAGGTACTGGAGTAATGATTGGACTTCCGGGACAGACAAGGGAGGATTTAGTTGATGATATTCTATTCTTTAAAGATGAAAGCATTGATATGATTGGTATGGGTCCGTATGTGATTCATGAAGATACTCCATTAGTCCAAGAGGTAACTGATCAAGCAGAATTAAGAACCAGAAACTTTACTTGGAGCTTAAAGATGGTAGCTATTTTGAGGCTGGCTATGCCTGATATCAATATTGCCGCTACCACTGCTCTGCAGGCTTTGAATCCTATTGGCCGTGAATTGGCACTGCAGGCTGGAGCTAATATTTTAATGCCCATTGTTACTCATCCGAATTATCGAGAGGATTACCAGTTATATGAAAATAAGCCCTGTATAGATGAAAAACCTTCTGATTGTAAAGATTGTTTAGCAAATCGAGTTAAAAATGTAGGTGATGAGATAATTTATGGTGCGTGGGGAGATTCGCCACATTATTTTAAGCGGATTAAAGGAAGAGAAAGCGACTTAGGGAGTCAGATAGATATAGATAATGCTGCTGGAAAGTAA
- a CDS encoding RRXRR domain-containing protein encodes MNYAFVLDNEGKMLDPTKTKKAWYLIRQGKAELVEEYPLIIQLNRTVPSSQINDDEIVLGIDDGAKYVGVALGQKVKNPPLFIWVMNLLTYSLI; translated from the coding sequence ATTAACTATGCTTTTGTATTAGACAATGAAGGTAAAATGTTAGATCCGACTAAAACTAAGAAAGCATGGTATTTAATTCGACAAGGTAAAGCTGAATTAGTCGAAGAGTATCCACTTATTATTCAATTAAATAGGACAGTGCCTAGCAGTCAAATTAATGATGACGAGATAGTACTAGGTATTGATGATGGTGCTAAATATGTAGGTGTTGCTTTAGGACAAAAAGTAAAGAACCCACCCTTATTTATATGGGTGATGAATTTACTAACCTATTCTTTGATTTAA
- a CDS encoding transposase, whose protein sequence is MPNELLSSNRDVLNSTTRIEFKPLSDDTYKVILTYKVDTPTIKEDNGNYLSIDLGINNLMTCYSNQNQESFIIDGGQYLAINRYFDKKIKHYQSILNGQGKKTSKRIQQLYKKRRKQLFSFNP, encoded by the coding sequence GTGCCTAATGAGCTGTTATCCAGTAATAGAGATGTCCTTAACTCAACTACTAGAATTGAGTTTAAACCTTTAAGCGATGATACTTATAAGGTAATCTTAACTTATAAAGTAGATACTCCTACTATTAAAGAAGATAACGGTAATTATTTAAGTATTGATCTAGGCATTAATAATCTAATGACTTGTTACAGTAATCAAAATCAGGAAAGCTTTATTATTGACGGCGGACAATATTTAGCTATTAATCGTTACTTCGATAAAAAAATTAAACATTATCAATCAATTTTGAATGGTCAAGGTAAAAAGACTTCTAAACGTATCCAACAATTATATAAAAAACGACGCAAGCAGCTTTTTTCATTTAATCCATAG
- a CDS encoding IS200/IS605 family accessory protein TnpB-related protein, which translates to MVKVKRLLNVSNNYIKNDASSFFHLIHSATKKVVDYCIKHNISRVIVGDIKNIRDDADLGKQNNQKLHKLPFDIIYHQLEYKLNLQGITLIKKSEKYTSQCSPYSKKVTKKYGDKSNRIKRGLYVDKNNNQAFNADSVGSFNILRKYLQQRRKGKDITLQVKGLSNPVKYSWNDHQFAA; encoded by the coding sequence ATGGTCAAGGTAAAAAGACTTCTAAACGTATCCAACAATTATATAAAAAACGACGCAAGCAGCTTTTTTCATTTAATCCATAGTGCAACTAAAAAAGTAGTTGACTATTGTATTAAACATAATATATCTAGAGTAATCGTTGGTGATATAAAAAATATTCGTGATGATGCTGACCTAGGTAAACAGAACAATCAAAAACTCCATAAACTACCTTTTGATATTATCTATCACCAACTAGAGTATAAACTTAATTTACAGGGGATTACTTTAATCAAGAAGAGTGAAAAATATACCAGCCAATGCAGCCCTTACAGTAAAAAAGTAACTAAAAAATATGGTGATAAGTCTAATCGTATTAAACGCGGCTTATATGTAGACAAAAATAATAATCAAGCCTTTAATGCCGATAGTGTAGGTTCATTTAATATCTTACGCAAATACTTACAGCAGCGACGTAAAGGAAAAGATATTACTTTGCAGGTTAAAGGTTTATCAAATCCAGTTAAATATAGCTGGAATGATCATCAATTTGCAGCTTAA
- a CDS encoding helix-turn-helix domain-containing protein — protein MIKTFKPVNKAYKFRIYPNQEQQELINKTVGCSRFIYNEFLAKAKDDNYKSYSELLGIEIPSFMVACFYGSYP, from the coding sequence ATGATTAAGACCTTCAAACCTGTTAATAAGGCATACAAATTTAGAATTTATCCTAATCAAGAACAACAAGAATTAATAAATAAGACCGTTGGTTGTTCAAGGTTTATCTATAATGAATTTTTGGCTAAAGCTAAAGATGATAACTATAAATCATACAGTGAACTACTCGGCATTGAAATACCGAGCTTCATGGTCGCCTGCTTTTATGGGAGTTACCCGTAA
- a CDS encoding helix-turn-helix domain-containing protein → MIKSKLSVLMGIKKVNIQDVHEGTGINRNTISRLYHDKLKRVDFDTLNRLCKYFDCQVEDVLEYSKD, encoded by the coding sequence ATGATTAAATCTAAACTATCTGTTCTCATGGGTATTAAAAAAGTAAATATACAAGACGTTCATGAAGGTACTGGAATTAATAGGAATACTATATCTAGACTTTACCACGATAAATTAAAAAGAGTTGATTTTGATACTTTAAACAGATTATGCAAATACTTTGACTGTCAAGTTGAAGATGTGTTAGAGTATTCAAAAGATTAA
- the thiC gene encoding phosphomethylpyrimidine synthase ThiC encodes MTQMTEAKAGRITAEMKQVANKEGVSAEFIREQIAAGKIVIPANKNHQHLDPNGFGEGLTTKVNANFGTSEDYPEVDKELEKLEAAVEAGADAVMDLSTGDKITETRQAILAEAEVPLGTVPIYQATVETLQDDKAIVDLTVDDLFGVIEKQAQDGVDFITVHCGLTLETIRHLKEEGRVTDIVSRGGSFITGWMLHNDAENPLYEYYDRLLEIAYEYDVTLSLGDGLRPGSLADATDRSQIHELLVLGELVDRAREADVQVMVEGPGHVPFDQIETNIQLQKELCKGAPFYVLGPLVTDIAVGYDHIAAAIGGTMAASCGADFLCYVTPAEHIGLPNIEEVREGVIATKIAAHSADIAKGNSSAKKQDLQMAEARKALDWEQQIELAIDSKKAKESRAAHNQEIQDEDACSMCGSYCAMKIVDEAL; translated from the coding sequence ATGACCCAGATGACTGAAGCAAAAGCAGGCAGGATAACAGCAGAGATGAAACAGGTAGCTAACAAAGAAGGAGTTAGTGCTGAATTTATTAGAGAGCAGATAGCCGCAGGCAAAATTGTAATTCCAGCCAATAAGAATCATCAACATTTAGATCCTAACGGCTTTGGTGAAGGATTAACTACTAAGGTCAATGCTAATTTTGGAACTTCGGAAGATTATCCGGAAGTGGATAAGGAGTTGGAGAAGTTAGAAGCTGCTGTGGAAGCTGGAGCTGATGCAGTAATGGACCTATCTACTGGCGATAAGATAACAGAAACTCGGCAGGCTATTTTAGCTGAAGCTGAAGTGCCGCTGGGAACTGTACCGATCTATCAGGCTACAGTTGAGACGCTGCAGGATGATAAAGCAATTGTAGATCTGACTGTTGATGATCTATTTGGAGTGATTGAAAAGCAGGCTCAAGATGGGGTGGATTTTATTACTGTCCACTGTGGTTTAACTTTAGAAACGATTCGTCATCTAAAAGAAGAAGGTAGAGTAACTGATATAGTAAGCCGGGGCGGTTCCTTTATTACCGGCTGGATGCTGCATAATGATGCTGAAAATCCCTTATATGAATATTATGATCGATTACTGGAGATAGCCTATGAGTATGATGTTACTCTTAGCTTAGGCGATGGTCTGCGGCCGGGATCTTTGGCCGATGCCACTGACCGCAGTCAGATTCATGAATTATTAGTTTTAGGAGAGTTAGTAGATAGAGCCCGCGAGGCTGATGTTCAGGTGATGGTGGAAGGACCTGGACATGTGCCCTTTGATCAGATAGAGACTAATATTCAATTACAGAAGGAACTCTGTAAAGGTGCTCCTTTCTATGTGTTAGGCCCCTTAGTGACAGATATTGCTGTTGGTTATGATCATATAGCTGCTGCTATCGGCGGAACTATGGCTGCCAGCTGTGGCGCTGATTTTTTATGTTATGTCACTCCGGCTGAGCATATCGGCTTACCTAATATAGAGGAGGTACGAGAAGGAGTTATTGCTACAAAGATTGCTGCTCACTCTGCTGATATCGCTAAAGGAAATTCTAGTGCAAAAAAACAGGACTTGCAGATGGCTGAGGCCCGTAAAGCACTGGATTGGGAACAGCAGATTGAACTGGCCATTGATTCGAAGAAGGCTAAAGAATCACGAGCGGCTCATAATCAAGAGATACAAGATGAAGATGCCTGCAGTATGTGTGGTTCTTACTGTGCTATGAAAATAGTAGATGAAGCGTTATAG
- the thiM gene encoding hydroxyethylthiazole kinase, which yields MQETLSRIREEKPLVHQITNYVTVNDAANITLYWGGLPVMADAKEEVAEMVQAAQALVLNIGTLNQRQVSSMIKAGKQANRSGIPVILDPVGVGATTFRTETARRILDELQVAVIKGNQGEISILAEGQGEVRGVESVGDYEELVANAQGLAAAEEAVVVVSGTKDIVTDGETVYKVNNGHPLLGEIVGTGCMLGSTLGVFTGVSDDYLAASLTAVTAYGIAGEIASKKASKPASYKTAFMDSISELTDETVINHEEITKL from the coding sequence ATGCAGGAGACATTGAGCAGAATTAGAGAAGAGAAGCCCTTAGTACATCAGATTACTAACTATGTTACAGTCAATGATGCAGCCAATATAACTCTTTACTGGGGCGGACTGCCGGTGATGGCTGATGCTAAAGAGGAAGTAGCGGAGATGGTGCAGGCAGCTCAGGCTTTAGTATTAAATATTGGCACCTTAAACCAGAGACAGGTTAGCAGTATGATCAAAGCTGGAAAACAGGCTAATAGGTCAGGAATACCAGTGATTCTTGACCCTGTTGGAGTTGGAGCTACTACTTTTAGGACCGAAACGGCTCGTCGAATATTGGATGAATTGCAGGTAGCAGTAATTAAGGGCAATCAGGGCGAAATAAGTATTCTGGCTGAAGGACAGGGCGAAGTTAGAGGTGTAGAGTCTGTAGGTGATTATGAAGAACTTGTAGCCAATGCTCAAGGGTTGGCTGCAGCAGAGGAAGCAGTAGTGGTAGTTTCGGGCACTAAAGATATTGTAACTGATGGAGAAACAGTTTATAAAGTCAATAACGGCCATCCATTATTGGGAGAGATAGTAGGTACCGGCTGTATGTTGGGCAGTACTTTAGGAGTATTTACTGGAGTAAGTGATGATTATTTAGCAGCTAGCCTAACGGCAGTAACAGCTTACGGAATAGCAGGTGAGATAGCTAGTAAAAAAGCATCTAAACCGGCCAGTTATAAGACTGCTTTTATGGATAGTATTAGTGAACTGACAGATGAAACAGTAATTAATCATGAAGAGATAACTAAACTTTAG
- the thiE gene encoding thiamine phosphate synthase — translation MEDWDLYLVTEEELSSGRCTLEVVKAAINGGVDLIQLRDKGKDLAYRYELGLKIRELTAEAGVDLIINNRVDLALALEADGVHLGQDDLPLKAAQKLLPEDKIIGISASTVEEALQAEAGGADYLGVGSIFATDSKDLKNDRSAVGLNRLAEIKSKVDIPVAAIGGLNQDNISEVIAAGADVISVISAVTQAEDIEWKTEELKGIIKEAKKGR, via the coding sequence GTGGAGGATTGGGATCTATACTTGGTTACAGAAGAAGAATTATCATCTGGTAGATGCACACTGGAAGTAGTTAAAGCTGCAATCAATGGTGGAGTAGATCTGATTCAGTTGAGGGATAAAGGAAAGGATCTAGCCTATCGCTATGAACTTGGGCTTAAGATTAGAGAACTGACGGCTGAAGCGGGAGTGGACTTGATTATCAATAACAGAGTTGATCTAGCTTTGGCTCTTGAGGCTGATGGTGTGCATTTAGGTCAGGATGACCTACCTCTCAAAGCAGCACAGAAGCTACTGCCTGAGGATAAGATAATCGGAATTTCGGCCTCTACTGTAGAAGAAGCTCTACAGGCTGAAGCAGGGGGAGCCGATTATTTAGGAGTAGGCTCTATATTTGCTACTGATTCTAAAGATCTAAAAAATGATAGATCAGCAGTAGGTCTGAATAGATTGGCTGAAATTAAGTCTAAGGTTGATATTCCGGTAGCAGCAATTGGCGGTTTGAATCAGGATAACATCAGTGAAGTGATTGCTGCTGGCGCTGACGTTATATCTGTTATCTCTGCTGTGACTCAAGCTGAGGATATTGAGTGGAAGACTGAGGAGTTAAAAGGAATAATTAAAGAAGCAAAGAAAGGGAGGTGA
- the thiD gene encoding bifunctional hydroxymethylpyrimidine kinase/phosphomethylpyrimidine kinase yields MKQVLTIAGSDSGGGAGIQADLKTMTRFKVYGASVITAVTAQNTLGVQGVKALNGSFVAQQLDSVVEDIDFAAVKTGMLANGEIINAVADKIEEYHLSNLVVDPVLVATSGDLLLAQEAISTLKEQLIPRAKVITPNLDEAKVLTGRKKTEQVSLKQLVKELHQFGADYVLVKGGHSRDELARDLLYDGNDVIEFTAERIDTDDTHGTGCTLSAAIASNLALGYGLAEAVKRSKDFITEAIRSGCQIGSGSNPVNHLIDYGEE; encoded by the coding sequence ATGAAACAGGTATTAACAATTGCTGGTTCTGATTCGGGAGGGGGAGCCGGAATCCAGGCTGATTTAAAGACGATGACTAGATTCAAAGTCTACGGTGCTTCTGTTATTACTGCAGTTACTGCGCAGAATACTCTAGGGGTACAGGGCGTTAAAGCTTTAAACGGTAGTTTTGTAGCTCAGCAGTTGGATTCTGTAGTGGAAGATATTGATTTTGCAGCTGTTAAGACAGGAATGTTGGCTAATGGAGAGATTATTAATGCTGTAGCAGATAAGATTGAGGAGTATCATCTGAGCAACTTAGTAGTTGATCCGGTATTGGTGGCTACCAGTGGAGATCTACTGCTTGCTCAAGAGGCAATTTCTACTTTAAAGGAGCAGTTAATTCCACGAGCTAAAGTAATTACTCCTAATTTAGATGAGGCTAAAGTATTGACTGGTAGGAAGAAGACAGAGCAAGTCAGTTTAAAGCAGTTAGTAAAAGAACTGCATCAGTTTGGAGCAGATTATGTCTTAGTTAAAGGAGGCCACAGCCGGGATGAACTAGCCCGGGATTTATTATATGACGGCAATGATGTAATTGAGTTTACAGCTGAGAGAATTGATACCGATGATACTCACGGCACAGGCTGTACTCTATCAGCGGCTATAGCCAGCAATTTAGCTTTGGGTTATGGATTAGCTGAAGCAGTTAAACGGAGTAAAGACTTCATTACGGAGGCAATTAGAAGCGGCTGTCAGATAGGCAGCGGTAGTAATCCAGTGAACCACTTAATTGATTATGGGGAGGAGTAG
- a CDS encoding bifunctional aconitate hydratase 2/2-methylisocitrate dehydratase: MEDKLKQILEGYKERALERKETYDLLPRPLTAKEVEGLIEGLKVDGLDMNKLIVRLLSEEVRRGTFPSSYVKAEGLAKVVKDEIESDYLSSREALELLADMNGGAATNELIDILKAGLFKEEITNILQNTVLVNEEEFSELAQMANQDKAAQRIIKSWAEREFAEDWQLENAYQGVSIKVGDNLTTGHLSPSKRADSRTDHPLHAQYIMEGREDEADFLDRLEDLKEQADNVIFVAGAALGEGSSRKSATYTMLQILGEPVDGEPEKKAGGVVVAKSFAPIFKNSLVASGMLPVECDTDVINEGDELKIDIEARKLIINGEQELDIKLPIQFKLNKIAAGGMTYFDAGNELQKWAVEYCRENGIDFDESKLPKGAQPEDEKPPQTLAQKIVGLNRLDGKETILPGETATVRIRGVYSQDTTGPMTLDEYQSMAGGDFGAEFVVQSLCHTGECPSTEERDRHQFIDEFVTERGGVCLEPGEGIIHTIGNRFVLPTDVIVGGDSHTRTPRGVSFPAASDIVAGAMKYGKQDLTMDESVRVIFKGEPKKGITARDLVSTLVTYAEETVGKEIYNGRIIEMEGVEFLNSDERYILTNAVAERSASAGVIPSDETTLDRLEDNLEYLKSRPDADESPSVKNAIAAIEEFLTDPVLLEADENAEYAATIEIPLDEVEEPLVAKPHHPDNVAPLSEVAETELDEVFIGSCVGGDLEGIRAAAKIVDGYQVPHGVNFVVSPAARDIYNELAADGSLAKLTEAGATVIMPGCGLCMGNKRRIGSGATALTTTTRNYQSRIGPADSKTYLGSAYVAAMAAVLGEIPTAEEYFEMF, encoded by the coding sequence ATGGAAGATAAATTAAAGCAGATTTTAGAAGGTTATAAAGAAAGAGCTTTAGAACGTAAAGAAACTTATGATTTACTACCGAGGCCATTGACTGCTAAAGAAGTTGAAGGATTAATTGAGGGATTAAAAGTTGATGGATTAGATATGAATAAGTTAATTGTAAGGCTGTTGAGTGAAGAAGTGAGAAGAGGAACCTTTCCTTCATCTTATGTTAAAGCTGAGGGCTTGGCTAAAGTAGTAAAGGATGAGATTGAATCGGATTATTTAAGCTCTAGAGAAGCGCTGGAGCTTTTGGCTGATATGAATGGTGGAGCAGCTACTAATGAATTAATAGATATATTGAAGGCTGGATTATTTAAAGAAGAGATAACTAACATCTTACAGAATACAGTCCTGGTTAATGAAGAGGAATTCTCTGAGCTAGCCCAGATGGCTAACCAAGATAAAGCGGCCCAAAGGATTATCAAAAGCTGGGCTGAAAGAGAGTTTGCTGAGGACTGGCAGCTTGAGAATGCTTATCAGGGAGTCTCAATTAAGGTAGGCGATAATCTGACTACCGGTCATTTAAGTCCTTCTAAGAGGGCCGATAGCCGGACTGACCATCCGCTCCATGCACAGTATATTATGGAAGGCAGAGAGGATGAGGCTGACTTTTTGGATCGGTTGGAAGATTTAAAAGAGCAGGCCGATAATGTGATCTTTGTTGCCGGAGCAGCTTTAGGAGAAGGATCCTCTCGTAAATCGGCTACCTATACTATGTTACAGATTCTGGGTGAACCAGTGGATGGAGAACCAGAAAAGAAGGCCGGGGGAGTAGTAGTGGCCAAAAGCTTTGCTCCAATCTTTAAGAATTCTTTGGTAGCTTCTGGTATGCTGCCGGTTGAGTGTGATACAGATGTAATTAATGAAGGTGATGAATTAAAGATAGATATTGAGGCTAGAAAGTTAATTATTAATGGTGAGCAGGAATTAGATATTAAGCTGCCGATTCAGTTTAAGCTAAATAAGATTGCTGCCGGAGGAATGACTTACTTTGATGCCGGCAATGAACTGCAGAAGTGGGCTGTGGAGTACTGTCGAGAGAATGGTATCGATTTTGATGAGAGTAAATTACCTAAAGGGGCTCAACCGGAAGATGAAAAGCCGCCTCAGACATTGGCCCAGAAGATTGTAGGTCTGAATAGATTAGACGGTAAGGAGACTATTCTACCTGGTGAGACGGCTACAGTGAGGATTAGAGGAGTCTATTCTCAGGATACAACAGGGCCGATGACTCTTGATGAGTATCAGTCGATGGCCGGCGGAGACTTTGGGGCTGAATTTGTAGTCCAGTCGCTCTGTCATACTGGCGAATGTCCATCGACAGAAGAGAGGGATAGACACCAGTTTATTGATGAATTCGTGACTGAACGCGGCGGTGTCTGTTTAGAACCCGGCGAAGGAATTATCCATACTATCGGTAACCGGTTTGTACTGCCGACAGATGTAATCGTCGGCGGCGATTCTCATACCCGGACTCCGCGCGGTGTTTCATTCCCTGCTGCCTCCGATATTGTAGCTGGAGCTATGAAGTACGGCAAGCAGGATTTGACGATGGATGAATCAGTTAGGGTTATCTTTAAAGGAGAGCCTAAGAAAGGCATTACAGCGCGGGATTTAGTTTCTACGTTAGTTACTTATGCTGAAGAGACAGTTGGCAAGGAAATCTATAACGGCCGGATTATTGAGATGGAAGGTGTGGAATTCTTAAATTCTGATGAACGCTATATTTTAACTAATGCAGTAGCTGAACGGAGTGCTTCGGCGGGAGTTATTCCTTCTGATGAGACTACTTTGGATAGACTTGAGGATAATTTAGAGTATCTTAAGTCCAGACCTGATGCTGATGAATCTCCTTCGGTTAAGAATGCTATTGCAGCTATAGAAGAGTTTTTAACCGATCCGGTCTTACTTGAAGCTGATGAAAATGCAGAATATGCAGCTACAATTGAGATTCCGCTGGATGAAGTGGAGGAACCATTAGTAGCAAAACCGCATCATCCGGATAATGTAGCTCCACTTTCGGAAGTGGCTGAAACTGAGCTGGATGAAGTCTTTATCGGCAGCTGCGTCGGCGGTGATCTGGAAGGGATTCGAGCAGCAGCTAAAATTGTTGACGGCTATCAAGTACCTCATGGAGTTAATTTTGTTGTTTCGCCGGCGGCGAGGGATATCTATAATGAACTGGCGGCTGACGGCAGCTTGGCGAAGTTAACGGAAGCTGGAGCCACAGTGATTATGCCGGGTTGTGGTCTCTGTATGGGGAATAAAAGGCGGATCGGATCTGGTGCAACTGCTTTGACAACAACGACTCGTAATTATCAGTCTCGCATCGGACCGGCTGATTCTAAGACTTATCTCGGTAGTGCCTATGTAGCTGCTATGGCAGCTGTATTAGGTGAAATTCCAACAGCAGAAGAGTATTTTGAGATGTTTTAA
- a CDS encoding CoA-disulfide reductase, translating into MGNKVLIVGGVAGGASTAARLRRMDEEAEIIIFEQGPHISFANCGLPYHIGKVIEEREKLLVQTPEAMEARFNVEVRIKNKVVKIDRANQELEVKDLESDETYREDYDYVVLSPGADPIKPPVPGVDGDRIFTLRNIPDTDEIKGYVDQHKPDSAVVVGGGYIGVEMAENLHERGLDVSIVELAPQVLGPLDREMAAQVHNHLRMKGIELYLDNGVAGLADQEDKKKVSLSNGEELTTDLVIMAAGVSPNTELAQKAGLEIGETGGIKVNDYLQTSDPNIYAIGDAIEVTDAVTSNPAYIPLAGPANKQGRIVANNLTGAKEKFPGSQGTAIAKVFDLTVAGTGNNEKQLTEADIDYEVSYINKKNHAGYYPGAVPMTLKILFTPDEGRLLGAQIVGYEGVDKRIDVLATAIRFEKTVFDLQDLDLAYAPPFGSAKDPVNMAGFAAGNILNDKVDVIHWHQIDELADDAILLDVREEVEVKLGQIDGSVNIPLNSLRDRLEELDKSKEVVVYCAVGLRGYIGARILMQHGFENVKNLAGGYKLYSAVQKDEQGIIDDSTTPEGERLTSISNPEEGQQAEEEIEKTTSEL; encoded by the coding sequence GAAGAGGCAGAAATAATTATTTTTGAACAGGGGCCGCATATTTCTTTTGCTAATTGTGGGCTGCCGTATCATATTGGTAAGGTAATTGAGGAACGGGAGAAATTATTAGTCCAGACTCCTGAAGCTATGGAAGCTAGATTTAATGTTGAGGTCCGAATTAAGAATAAAGTAGTAAAGATTGACCGAGCTAATCAGGAATTAGAAGTTAAGGATTTAGAGTCTGATGAAACTTACCGGGAAGATTACGATTATGTAGTGTTATCTCCAGGAGCTGATCCAATTAAACCTCCAGTGCCAGGGGTTGATGGTGATAGGATCTTTACTTTACGGAATATTCCTGATACTGACGAGATTAAAGGTTATGTTGATCAACATAAGCCTGATAGTGCTGTAGTAGTTGGCGGAGGATATATCGGTGTAGAAATGGCAGAGAACTTACATGAACGAGGACTTGATGTTTCAATAGTAGAGTTAGCACCACAAGTTTTAGGTCCGCTTGATAGAGAGATGGCTGCTCAGGTACATAACCACTTACGAATGAAAGGAATTGAGCTATATTTAGATAATGGAGTAGCTGGTTTGGCTGATCAAGAGGATAAAAAGAAAGTTAGTTTATCCAATGGAGAAGAATTAACTACTGATTTAGTTATTATGGCTGCTGGAGTCAGCCCTAATACTGAATTAGCCCAGAAGGCAGGTTTAGAAATTGGTGAAACTGGTGGGATTAAGGTTAATGATTATTTACAGACTTCTGATCCTAATATCTATGCTATTGGAGATGCCATTGAAGTTACTGATGCTGTAACTAGTAATCCAGCCTATATTCCGTTGGCTGGTCCAGCTAATAAACAGGGACGGATTGTAGCCAATAATTTAACAGGAGCTAAAGAGAAGTTTCCAGGAAGTCAAGGTACTGCTATAGCTAAAGTCTTTGATTTAACAGTTGCTGGAACTGGTAATAATGAGAAGCAGCTTACAGAAGCGGATATAGATTATGAAGTCTCTTATATTAATAAGAAGAATCATGCTGGTTACTATCCTGGAGCAGTGCCAATGACTCTTAAAATTTTATTTACTCCTGATGAAGGTAGGTTGTTAGGAGCTCAAATTGTAGGTTATGAGGGAGTAGATAAACGAATTGATGTCTTAGCTACTGCGATTAGATTTGAGAAGACAGTTTTTGATTTACAGGATTTAGATTTAGCTTATGCACCGCCGTTTGGTTCTGCTAAAGATCCGGTTAATATGGCTGGCTTTGCTGCGGGAAATATTCTCAATGATAAAGTTGATGTTATTCACTGGCACCAGATTGATGAGTTAGCTGATGATGCTATTCTGTTAGATGTTAGAGAAGAAGTAGAAGTTAAATTAGGCCAAATTGATGGTTCAGTCAATATTCCGCTAAATAGTCTGCGGGATAGATTAGAGGAATTGGATAAAAGTAAAGAAGTAGTTGTTTACTGTGCTGTCGGTTTACGAGGGTATATTGGAGCTAGAATCTTAATGCAGCATGGCTTTGAAAATGTTAAGAATTTAGCTGGTGGTTATAAGTTATATAGTGCAGTACAAAAAGATGAACAAGGAATAATTGATGATTCAACAACTCCTGAAGGTGAAAGGTTAACCAGTATTTCTAATCCAGAAGAGGGTCAACAGGCTGAGGAAGAAATTGAAAAAACTACTTCTGAGTTGTAA